One region of Miscanthus floridulus cultivar M001 chromosome 19, ASM1932011v1, whole genome shotgun sequence genomic DNA includes:
- the LOC136528785 gene encoding uncharacterized protein → MYFDGSLMKKSVGVGLVFLLPLGIRMRYMVRLHFPSSNNAAKYEALRNGLCNAIELGIRRLDIRGDSQLVIDQVMKESSYHDTKMAAYCQEVRWLENKFDSLELNHIPRHLNEATDVLAKAASSREPVPTAIFASDQHKPSVLSSPEVMELEEDPMIEPDPLVDWRMLYFDNLFCDALPTDKTEARRLARRAKSFVLVEGELYK, encoded by the coding sequence atgtacttcgacggatcactgatgaagaagagcGTCGGCGTAGGGCTGGTCTTCTTGTTGCCCCTTGggatacgcatgaggtacatggtccgtctccattttccctcctccaacaatgcggCCAAATATGAGGCGCTTAGAAATGGCCTATGCaacgccatcgagttgggcatccgacgcctcgacattcGAGGAgattcccagctggtcatcgaccaagtcatgaaggagtcaagctaccacgacaccaagatggctgcatactgccaagaagtccgctgGTTGGAGAATAAGTTCGATAGCCTCGAGCttaatcacatcccgaggcatctCAACGAGGCGACCGATGTGCTTGCGAAAGCAGCATCTAGCCGAGAGCCGGTACCAACGGCCATCTTCGCCAGCGACCAGCACAAGCCCTCGGTTCTGTCtagccccgaggtcatggagctcgaagaggacccaatgatagagcccgaccctctggtcgactggaggaTGCTCTACTTCGACAACCTCTTCTGTGACGCGCTACCGACGGACAAGACGGAGGCTCGACggctcgcacgtcgcgccaaatcctttgttcttgtggagggcgaactctacaaatga